In one window of Drosophila ananassae strain 14024-0371.13 chromosome XR, ASM1763931v2, whole genome shotgun sequence DNA:
- the LOC6501957 gene encoding transmembrane protein fend produces MFHSLAFITCALTALSLAQGEGSGSNSGSGSVSGSGAKASLPALVAPAPAPSPGRGPTPASDVALPMAGSSKQLSRCHQSCNQQLSKSSSGWHYCSGPDGSVDCTKCCQNLKSPFELRVLKAQRQVSLVLTDIGWDEAIANASRQCLITWEVSGGGLIGNLLTDTAWAELSLWPDTVYNIQVKCKHRFTGLTRRSIKLNVDTSQLVGTTTTTTSATTRKHPQKNRNHATDRVYIISALPPPSELGGVVFPVFGALTFFLVLLVMFLFLRPQRKRFLLDTDTTTLIGRTSSRTSLDSSTLHV; encoded by the exons ATGTTCCATTCGCTGGCTTTCATAACCTGCGCACTCACCGCCCTTTCCCTGGCCCAGGGGGAGGGATCGGGATCGAACTCGGGGAGCGGGTCCGTGTCGGGGTCAGGGGCAAAGGCATCCCTACCTGCATTGGtcgcccctgcccctgccccttcCCCTGGCCGTGGCCCAACCCCAGCCTCTGACGTCGCACTGCCCATGGCCGGCAGCAGCAAGCAATTAAGCAGATGCCACCAGAGTTGCAATCAGCAG CTCTCCAAAAGCTCCAGCGGCTGGCACTACTGCAGTGGACCGGATGGGTCTGTCGATTGCACAAAG TGCTGCCAAAACCTAAAGTCGCCTTTCGAGCTGCGGGTGCTGAAGGCCCAGCGCCAGGTGTCCTTGGTCCTGACCGACATTGGCTGGGACGAAGCCATAGCCAACGCTTCGCGGCAGTGCCTGATCACCTGGGAGGTCTCCGGCGGAGGGCTGATTGGCAACCTGCTGACGGATACTGCCTGGGCGGAGCTTTCCCTGTGGCCGGACACCGTCTACAACATCCAGGTCAAATGCAAGCACCGG TTCACTGGTCTGACGAGGCGCTCAATTAAGTTGAATGTGGACACCAGCCAGTTGGTGGGCACGACCACCACGACCACAAGTGCTACGACCAGGAAGCACCCTCAGAAGAATCGCAACCATGCAACCGATCGGGTGTACATCATAAGTGCTCTGCCGCCGCCCAGCGAGCTCGGGGGCGTAGTCTTTCCGGTGTTCGGGGCACTGACCTTCTTCCTGGTCCTATTGGTCATGTTCCTCTTCCTTCGTCCGCAGCGCAAAAGGTTTCTCCTGGACACGGACACCACTACACTAATCGGACGGACATCGTCGCGAACCTCGCTGGATTCTTCCACACTGCATGTCTGA